CGGCAGCTCATACTGCACGGCGGTGGCCAACTCGGTGAGGGTCATGTTGAAGCTGTGGTCACCGTCGATATCGATGACGGTGGCGTCCGGCCTGGCGATCTGGGCGCCGATGGCCGCCGGCAGACCGAAGCCCATCGTGCCGAGCCCGCCGGAGGTGATGAACTGACGGGGCCGCGTGAACCGGTAGAACTGCGCCGCCCACATCTGGTGTTGGCCGACGCCCGTCGCGACGATGGCATCGCTGTTCGTCTGGCGGCAGACTTCTTCGATCACGTACTGCGGCTTGATCGGGCCGGCATTGCCGTCGTACTTGAACGGGAACTTCTTCTTCCACTCGGCGATCCTGGCAAACCATGCCTCACGCGGCCGATGCTCGACCTCCTTGGTCAGTTCGGTGAGGATATACTTGGCGTCGCCGACGACCGGGATATCGACGTGGACGTTCTTGGAGATGCTGGCCGGATCGATGTCGATGTGAACGATCTTGGCGTTCGGAGCGAACGTGCTGAGCTTGCCCGTGACACGGTCGTCGAACCGGGCGCCGACCGCGATCAGCAGATCGGATTCCTGGACCGCGTAGTTGGCGTAGGCCGAGCCGTGCATGCCGAGCATGTCCAACGACTCCGGATGCCTCTGGTCGATGCTGCCAAGTCCGAGAAGCGTCATCGTCACGGGCAGATGCGCCTTCTCGGCCAGAGCACGCAACTCCTCGGCCGCGTTGGCGATGATGACCCCGCCTCCGACGTACAGGACGGGCCGCTCCGATTTGTTGATCGCCTCGGCCGCGGTCGAGATCTGCCGGGCATGTCCCTTGGGGCGGACCTTGTATCCCCGAAGGTTCGTCTCCACCTTGCCGTTGCCGGCATACTTGCTGACCTCGACATCGACGGGCAAGTCAATCAGAACGGGTCCAGGCCGGCCCGTCGAGGCGATGTAGAACGCTTCACGAACGGTCCGTTCGAGGTCCTTGACGTCCTTGACGATGCTGTTGTGCTTGGTGATCGGCCGGGTGATCCCCGTGGTGTCGGCCTCCTGGAAGGCGTCGTTGCCGATCAGTTCCGTGCGGACCTGCCCGGTGAAGGCGACCATAGGAATCGAATCCATCATCGCCGTGGCCAAGCCGGTGACCAGATTGCACGCGCCGGGCCCGCTGGTGGCCAGGACCACGCCCACCTTGCCGCTGGCGCGGGCATAGGCGTCGGCCATGTGGCAGCCCCCCTGCTCGTGGCGCGGGATGATAAATCGGATCGGGGCGTCGTAAAGCCGGTCGAACAGCGGCAGGACCACACCGCCGGTGTAGCCGAACATGACCTCGACTCCGAGGTCGAGGAGCGTATCGACGATGATCTGGGCACCGGTTCTCTCCGGCTGGTTCTCGGCGGCTGGGGCCGAATCACGCGAATTCGATGGCATTGTGATCTCCTTTCTCGATTGGCACGACACCGGCGGTATTCCGCCGTCGCAACCTTCTTATCTGACACCGTCAGCTCTTTGGCGATTGATCCCACAGGATCTGTCTTCCAGGCAACCGCCCGGAGTCTACATGGCACTTTCGAGCACTCGCAGACCGTCCATCTCGCGGAGGCCTTTGCCCGCCGGGACCATTGGCCAGACATTCTCATGGGCCTCGACGTGAAAATCAACAAGGCACGGCTTTTTCTCCGCGAGCATCTGCTCGATCGCGGCGCCGATGTAGCCGAAGACCGTGTCGACACCATGCGCAAGTAGCGCATCGACAACGACTTGAGCGCCGGTTGTGCAGTGAGGGCTTGCGGCCGGTCCGGCCGCGTAGGGGTGATCCGATGACATATTCCGTTCCTTTCCCGATCAACGCGTCGGGCTCCTACCGTCAGGGGCCCTTTGGTCATTCCGGTGGATCGTGGCTTTGAGGGCCTCCCCCGAGACGACCAACCGCTCCTGCACTGAGGAGCAGCCGATGCACCCGGAGATACATGCTCTTACCACGACCCCGTAACCATCCCACATTCACAGGGATGTACCAGGATCTTGCCCGTGCTCATGCACGGCGTGTATAGCATAATGAACATCGGCCCGATTTGTCAAGTCCTTTCGCGACGAGGGCACAAATCTACGTATTTCTACTTATGTGAACACGATGGCAGGGACGATGCTAAGACAAAGGCTTTGTGCCGCATCGCGCCCCGAATCACACATTGTGTGGGCCCGCCTGCGTGGCTTCGGCAAGCCGCTCATAGCCTTTGGCTTGCATTGGGCGAGCCATGTGCTATAATAGTCTGTGTGATTTGCGTGTGTTTTTTCTCATTACGGCCTGGGAACCTGGGAACAAAGCGACGGTGGCAGCATACTATCGAAACGAAGGGTCACGCAAGCATGCCGTGGACGCGGCTGCGGCGGTATTTCGCGAGCACGGGGCATTTATCCGGACCACCATTCGTTTCCAGGCCAGGAATGAGTCTCAGGAAGACGACCTGTTGCAGCAGCTCTTTCTTTCGCTCGTGAGCCGCCCCATCCCGGCAGACGTCGAGAACGTCAGGAGTTATCTCTACCGGGCGATTGCCAACGACATTATCGATCTGGCCCGGCGAAAGGCCCGCCAGCGGAGACGTTTTGAAAGATTTGCAGAAGATTTTCGGATTTCCATCCACAAACAGGCACCGACCGACGCTATTGTCAGTGAAGAAGACGGCAATGCGACGTTCGCTTGCCTGACCCGAAAGCTGAGCAGGAGAGAGGCGCAAGCCGTCACGTTGCGGTATCGGGACGATCGGAGCATTCCGGAGATCGCCCGGATGATGGGGGTTGACAGGCGAACTGTCAGCCACTATCTGGCCGCCGCCGTGAGGCAGTTGAGGAGAGTCTTGGCGATTGAATGAGGGATAGGGATGGTTGCGTTCGACGGAAGCGAGTCGTGTCGAGAAGCGGAAGCCTATTACCATGATTATCTCCAGAATCCGAATGGTTCTTCCGTTCCGCACTCCGTATTAGTTCATATCGAGGAATGTGCCATCTGCCGGCAGCGGGTCCGGATGCTGCGCGAGGCCCTCTGCGAACTGGACGAAGGGTCCCCGTCGGCGTTGTCCCAGAGGGATTCGCAACTCATTGCGGACCTGCAGTCGCACTTCGAACACCTCGACGAGCCGCTCGCCTGCGCGCACGTCCGGCCGTTTCTTTGCCGTCTTCTTTCGGCATCCGTGAGGATCCGGATCCCCACACCCGTGACGGTTCACATAGACCAGTGCACTCAGTGCGCAGACGATCTCGACTCGCTCAGGCAACTGAGGCTTGGCGCCGACCGGCTGGCCCGCCTGAGCCTGCTCTATCGAGAGGGCGGACGACAAGACCCGCATCTGTGCCTGCCGGCCCGGTCGCACAGTGCCGCTGTCGCCGCCGCCAACCTGGAGGGCGTCTCTGCGGAGATCCTCGATCACCTGTGCGTGTGCCTGCATTGCCGCAACGCTGTGTACCAGCACCGCCAGCGTCTGCTGGACCACGCCGAACGCGAGGCGGACCAGCCAGGATCGCTCTTTTGCGAACGCATCTCGACAGCCGAGCTGTTCGACTGTGTCGTTTTCTACGGCCAGCAGCCCGAGTTCCTCCAAGGGGCCGAGCGGCGCGCCCTTTGTGAACACGTCCGCGCCTGCTCCAGGT
This portion of the Anaerobaca lacustris genome encodes:
- a CDS encoding RNA polymerase sigma factor produces the protein MAAYYRNEGSRKHAVDAAAAVFREHGAFIRTTIRFQARNESQEDDLLQQLFLSLVSRPIPADVENVRSYLYRAIANDIIDLARRKARQRRRFERFAEDFRISIHKQAPTDAIVSEEDGNATFACLTRKLSRREAQAVTLRYRDDRSIPEIARMMGVDRRTVSHYLAAAVRQLRRVLAIE
- the ilvB gene encoding biosynthetic-type acetolactate synthase large subunit: MPSNSRDSAPAAENQPERTGAQIIVDTLLDLGVEVMFGYTGGVVLPLFDRLYDAPIRFIIPRHEQGGCHMADAYARASGKVGVVLATSGPGACNLVTGLATAMMDSIPMVAFTGQVRTELIGNDAFQEADTTGITRPITKHNSIVKDVKDLERTVREAFYIASTGRPGPVLIDLPVDVEVSKYAGNGKVETNLRGYKVRPKGHARQISTAAEAINKSERPVLYVGGGVIIANAAEELRALAEKAHLPVTMTLLGLGSIDQRHPESLDMLGMHGSAYANYAVQESDLLIAVGARFDDRVTGKLSTFAPNAKIVHIDIDPASISKNVHVDIPVVGDAKYILTELTKEVEHRPREAWFARIAEWKKKFPFKYDGNAGPIKPQYVIEEVCRQTNSDAIVATGVGQHQMWAAQFYRFTRPRQFITSGGLGTMGFGLPAAIGAQIARPDATVIDIDGDHSFNMTLTELATAVQYELPIKVCLMNNGYMGMVRQWQELFYGRRYACSYLKNPDYAAVARAMGAAGITVDKKEDVPKVIEQMLAEKRPCVVDFHVEAEENVWPMVPAGKSLNEMDGLDILERLI